TGGACGGCGGACAGCAGCTCGTCCCGTTGATCGGCGAGATCCGTGCCGACCTGGCGGCAGGCGGCGGGACGTCGGCGTACGGGTTGTCGGTGGAGTTCCTGGACCGGGTGCTCGAGGGTCACTGACCACGGTTCGCGCCCGGGTACCGGCGGGGCGTCGACCCGGCCCACGGATACGCTGCGGGTTTGCGAGACACCGCGATAAATGTCAGCCTCGGGTGGACGCCCCACGGGTGTAGCACAATTCAACATCCGGCACGACTCGAGCATTGGGTACAGGTGCCGATTGAGGGAAAGGATCACTCCCGATCGTGGTAACTCAAACAGCAACCCGCTCCGTCGACGTCTATCGGACACGTCTGGCGGAGCACAGTCAGGTCGAGCCGCGACCACATCCGGTGGTGTGGGGCAGCATGAAGAACCCGGGTCCGTTGTCGCCGCCCGAGCTGCGCCGCTATGACGAGCGCGGATATCACACTGCGACAGCGATACTCGACGATGCGGACATCCGTCGCTGCCTCGAGGACGTCCACCGGATCACCGACCGTCTCGGGGAGGACGATCGAATCATCCGGGAGCCGACGAGCGGGGACGTGCGGTCGATGTTCGCGGTGGCGCAGCTGAGCGATGTGGTTGCCGAGATCTGCTCTCGCGATGAGATCGTCGGCGTGGCGCGGCAGATCCTCGACGATGACGTCTACATCCACCAGAGCCGGGTGAACCTGAAGCCGGGTTTCGCCGGCGGTCCGTTCTACTGGCACTCGGATTTCGAGACCTGGCACGCCGAGGACGGCATGCCCGCGCCGCGCGCACTCAGTGTGTCGATCGCGTTGACGCCCAACCATTCCTACAACGGCGCGTTGATGATCATCCCGGGTTCGCACAAGAAGTTCGTGAGTTGTGTCGGCGCCACTCCCGATGGCTACCACCGGGAATCGTTGGTGTCCTACCGTCCGCCGTTCGGCACGCCGGAGGAGTCCGACGTCACCGACCTCGCCGATCAATCCGGCATCGACACGGTGACCGGTGCGGCAGGGTCGGCGCTCTACTTCGACTCCAACTGCATGCATGCGTCGTCGGGCAACATCACGCCCTACCCGCGCAGCAATCTGTTCGTGGTCTTCAACGCGAAGTCGAATTCCGTGCAGGAGCCGTTCGGAGCGGCTCGGCCGAGGCCGGATCATCTGGCGCATCGCTGATCTCGCGCCCAGACGACTGTGGCCGTTGTTCCCGAGTGACGGGAACAACGGCCACGAACCGTGTCGGCTATGAGGGCTGTGCTGCGGGCACCGGTTGCGCTTCGGCGTCGACCGGGTCGGCCGTGGCCCTGCGGCGCGCGACCGGGATCAGCAAGGTGATCGCGACACCGACGAATGCGGCGATCGCACCGATCAGGAAGCACCACCGGAAGGCCGAGGAATCCGGCACCTCGGCTGTGCCGTAGCTGACCGTCGAACTGGTCAGGACCAGGGCCATCACTGCCGACGCCGTGGTGGTGCCGACCGACCGCATCAAGCCGTTGAGCCCCACCGCGGCACCCGCCTCGTTGATCGGCACCGAGCCCATGATCAGTGTGGGCATGGCGGCGTAGCCGATGCCGACACCCGCCGAGCAGATGATCGAGGCGACGGAGAGCTGCCAGGGTGCGTTCATCAGCAGGAACGCACCGAGGTAGCCCAGTCCAAGGACGGTGGCGCCGATCGCCATCGTCAGCTTTGCCCCGATCTTGTTGATCAAGGTCCCGGACACGGGCGCGAAGACCAGCATCATCAGACCACCCGGCGCCATCCACAGACCTGCCGCGAGCAGTGTCTGTCCGAGGCCCCCGACCGCCTCCGGCATCTCCAGCAGCTGCGGCATGACGATCGCCTGGGCCATCATGCCGAAGCCGATCGCGATGGCGGCGATATTGGTCAGCAGCACCGCGGGCCGTGCCGTGGTCCGGAGATCCACCAGCGGATCCTTGTGACGGAGTTCGAAGGCACCCCACAGCAACAGCAGCGCAACTCCGCCGAACAGGAGTCCCAGGGTGGTGCCGGAACCCCACCCCCAGTCGTTGCCCTTCGAGACCGCGATCAGCACGCCGGACAGACCCAGGGCGAGCCCGATCGCGCCGATGACGTCGAAGTGGCCTCCATTGCTGTCGTCGACGTGCGGCACCGCGACGGCGACGAGGATGGTGACGATCACCGCGAGCGCGGCCGAACCCCAGAAGAGCGCGCGCCAGTCCCACTGCTGCGCGACCCAGGCCGACAGCGGGAGGCCGATCGCGCCGCCGACGCCCATGGTGGCGCTCATCGCAGCCACGGCCATCGAGGTCAGCCGCGGTGGGGTCACCTCGCGCATCAGGCTGATGCCCAGTGGGATGAAGCCCATGGCGAGTCCCTGGATCGCGCGGCCGACGATCATCGGGATCAACGACGAACTCAGCGCGCACACCAGTGAGCCGACGACCAGCAGGGCGGCGCTGGCGAGCATGATGCGCTGCTTGCCGAGCATGTCACCGAGGCGCCCGGCGATGGGCATGGCGACCGCGGCACCGAGCAAGGTGGCGGTGATGACCCAGGAGGCGTTCGAGATGGAGGTGTCGAGCAGTTTGGGGAGTTCCGGCTGGATCGGGATGATCAGCGTCTGCATGAGCGACGCGACGAGACCGCCGAAACAGAGAATCGCGACCACCGCGATGGCTGCGCTGCTGTGATCGTTCTCGGTGAGTTCGCTGTCCACAGTGGTGGCAGGCGATTCGCCGGTGGGCGAGTTGGTCATGTGGCAACCTCCTATAGAATGTGTAGCGTACATATGTACGATGCATATGCCAACTCGTGGGTAAATTGTCCGATATCGGGTGAAGGGGTAGAGATGACAGGTGCCGGTGATGCGTCCTTCTGGCCGGCGCCCGTGTACGGCGAGCTGGCCGAGGAACTGCTGCGGATGGGGCGGCGAAAGACCAACGTCGTTCCCGGCACGAAATTGGAGGCGTCGGCCTTCGCGATCCTCTGGATTCTCGCCGACGGCAGGCCGCGCACATTGCGTGAACTCAGTGAGGAACTCGACCTCGAACAGTCGACGGTCAACCGTCAGGTGAACGCCGCGATCAAACACGAGTACCTCGAGCGGTTCGAGGTGCCGGGGCAGGTGAGTCGGCAGATCCGACCGACGGCCGCCGGTATCGAGGCATTCGAGCACGACGGCATGCGCCGGGCCGATCGGCTCAAGCGCGTCTTCTCCGACCTCGCGCCCGGGACTCCGGAGGCGCTACTGCACGAGCTGCGGGCGTTCAACGACGCCTACGAGCGGACGATCGCACGCCAGCACCAGCCGGCCGGCCATTGACGAACTACAGCTGAGATTCGTACAGCGACGACAGGGGGCTGTGGTGGGGACCTATGTGGTGACGGGTGCGGCGTCGGGCATCGGCCGGGCGAGCGCCGACCGTCTGCGGGCGGACGGACACCGGGTCATCGGAGTCGATCTGCGCGACACCGACGTGACGGCGGATCTCTCGACGGACGATGGTCGGCGGGCCGCGATCGATGCGGTGATCGCCGAGGCCGGAGTGCGACTCGACGGGGCGGTCATGGCCGCCGGGCTCGGTCCCGCCAAGGGCCGCGAGCGCTTGATCGTCGACGTCAACGTGCTCGGGGTGACCGAGCTGCTCGATGGTCTGCGTCCTGCGCTGGCCGCCTCCGGCAATGCGAAGGTTGTCGTCCTCGGATCGAATTCGACCACCACGACGCCGATGGTGCCGCGTCGTGCCGTGCGGCGCCTCGTCGACGGTGACCTCGACGGCGCCGTCCGGCAGATCCGTCGGCGGGCGGGGATCTCGGGACCGGTGGCCTACGCCGCCTCGAAGATCGCGGTCACGCGCTGGTGTCGCATCCGGGCCGTCACCGACGATTGGGCCGGCGCCGGGATCCGACTGAACGTCCTCGCACCCGGGCCGGTGCTGACACCGCTGCTACAGGCGCAACTCGAGAGCAGCACCGGATCCCAGGTGCGATCGTTCCCGATGCCGATCCGCGAGTTCGGCACGCCAGGGCAACTGGCCGAATGGATCACGATGTTGCTCTCTCCGGCCGCGAATTCCACGGTGGGCAGCGTCATCGTCGTGGACGGCGGCACCGATGCGCTGATCCGGCCACGGGATTGGCCGCGGTCGTTGCCGATCCGGGCTGTACCGCGACTCCTGTGGGCGATGTATCGGGCGCCCCGTGAGGGGCGGGTCGCGCAGTACTGATCTGTGTCGCGCACACGGTCGAGATAGGGTGCCACGTCGTCCATCTCGGTGTTGTCGGCCATCACGAGCGCGCCGACGGGTAGGCGTGGTTCCAGCAACTGCAGCACAGGTAGGTACATCTCCTTCCATCCGTCGAGGAGTACGAATAGCACGCTGTGGATTGGCTGTGACCTAGTTCGTGGGTGCCTCGGCGACCGGTGAGACGTCGGTGCGGTGCAGGTCCCGCCATCCCGCGAGGACGCGGTGGACGGCTTCGGCCCCGTCGAGCGGGTCCGGCGGCGCCGGTAGATCGACAGGATGGAGCAGGAACGGGGTGCTCTGCGGTCCACCCATCCCACCGTGTGAGCCGACCTGTTCCTCGAACGCCGCGACCT
This sequence is a window from Gordonia insulae. Protein-coding genes within it:
- the thpD gene encoding ectoine hydroxylase, translated to MVTQTATRSVDVYRTRLAEHSQVEPRPHPVVWGSMKNPGPLSPPELRRYDERGYHTATAILDDADIRRCLEDVHRITDRLGEDDRIIREPTSGDVRSMFAVAQLSDVVAEICSRDEIVGVARQILDDDVYIHQSRVNLKPGFAGGPFYWHSDFETWHAEDGMPAPRALSVSIALTPNHSYNGALMIIPGSHKKFVSCVGATPDGYHRESLVSYRPPFGTPEESDVTDLADQSGIDTVTGAAGSALYFDSNCMHASSGNITPYPRSNLFVVFNAKSNSVQEPFGAARPRPDHLAHR
- a CDS encoding MarR family winged helix-turn-helix transcriptional regulator, whose product is MTGAGDASFWPAPVYGELAEELLRMGRRKTNVVPGTKLEASAFAILWILADGRPRTLRELSEELDLEQSTVNRQVNAAIKHEYLERFEVPGQVSRQIRPTAAGIEAFEHDGMRRADRLKRVFSDLAPGTPEALLHELRAFNDAYERTIARQHQPAGH
- a CDS encoding MFS transporter, translated to MTNSPTGESPATTVDSELTENDHSSAAIAVVAILCFGGLVASLMQTLIIPIQPELPKLLDTSISNASWVITATLLGAAVAMPIAGRLGDMLGKQRIMLASAALLVVGSLVCALSSSLIPMIVGRAIQGLAMGFIPLGISLMREVTPPRLTSMAVAAMSATMGVGGAIGLPLSAWVAQQWDWRALFWGSAALAVIVTILVAVAVPHVDDSNGGHFDVIGAIGLALGLSGVLIAVSKGNDWGWGSGTTLGLLFGGVALLLLWGAFELRHKDPLVDLRTTARPAVLLTNIAAIAIGFGMMAQAIVMPQLLEMPEAVGGLGQTLLAAGLWMAPGGLMMLVFAPVSGTLINKIGAKLTMAIGATVLGLGYLGAFLLMNAPWQLSVASIICSAGVGIGYAAMPTLIMGSVPINEAGAAVGLNGLMRSVGTTTASAVMALVLTSSTVSYGTAEVPDSSAFRWCFLIGAIAAFVGVAITLLIPVARRRATADPVDAEAQPVPAAQPS
- a CDS encoding SDR family oxidoreductase → MGTYVVTGAASGIGRASADRLRADGHRVIGVDLRDTDVTADLSTDDGRRAAIDAVIAEAGVRLDGAVMAAGLGPAKGRERLIVDVNVLGVTELLDGLRPALAASGNAKVVVLGSNSTTTTPMVPRRAVRRLVDGDLDGAVRQIRRRAGISGPVAYAASKIAVTRWCRIRAVTDDWAGAGIRLNVLAPGPVLTPLLQAQLESSTGSQVRSFPMPIREFGTPGQLAEWITMLLSPAANSTVGSVIVVDGGTDALIRPRDWPRSLPIRAVPRLLWAMYRAPREGRVAQY